One stretch of Hevea brasiliensis isolate MT/VB/25A 57/8 chromosome 12, ASM3005281v1, whole genome shotgun sequence DNA includes these proteins:
- the LOC110654384 gene encoding 1,4-alpha-glucan-branching enzyme 1, chloroplastic/amyloplastic encodes MLGSLGLFPAPAFGFLSPSIAKNSKRDVERNNRIAKQKQIGLTFGSRKLLGCPKFHFRPRISKTKRHGLAISAVVTDENTTMTGFDEDMENIGLLSIDPGLEPFKDHFIYRVKRYINQKQLIEKYEGGLQEFSKGYLKFGFNREEGGIVYREWAPAAQEAQVIGDFNGWDGSNHRMEKNEFGVWSIKIPDSGGNPAIPHNSRVKFRFRHGNGVWVDRIPAWIRYAIVDPSSFGAPYDGVYWDPPPSERYQFKYPQPPKPKAPRIYEAHVGMSSSEPCINTYREFANDVLPRIRANNYNTVQLMAVMEHSYYGSFGYHVTNFFAVSSRSGTPEDLKYLIDKAHSLGLCVLMDVVHSHASNNVTDGLNGFDVGQSSQDSYFHTGDRGYHKLWDSRLFNYANWEVLRFLLSNLRWWLEEYKFDGFRFDGVTSMLYHHHGINMVFTGDYNDYFSEATDVDAVVYLMLANSLIYNIFPDATVIAEDVSGMPGLGRSVSEGGIGFDYRLAMAIPDKWIDYLKNKSDEEWSVKEISWSLTNRRHTEKCVAYAESHDQAIVGDKTIAFLLMDKEMYSGMSCLTDPSPMIERGIALHKMIHLLTMALGGEGYLNFMGNEFGHPEWIDFPREGNGWSYDKCRRQWNLVDTEHLRYKFMNAFDKAMNLLDEKYSFLASTKQIVSSTNDEDKVIVFEHGDLVFVFNFHAENTYDGYKVGCDLPGKYRVALDSDAFEFGGHGRVGHDVDHFTSPEGIPGVPETNFNNRPNSFKVLSPARTCVAYHRVEEKEGNHNSSGAANDALTAVVVAKLGDFEEGVNQTFAADSVAKQQDLEEVVNEASAADAVAKQEDFKARPSSVASDVGPPETADIVAKLGDFEEGVDQTFAADTGAKQEDLEEVINEASAADAVAKQEDFKARPSSVASDVGPTKTADVVAKLGDFEEGVNQTFAADTGAKQKDLEEVINEASAPDAVAKQEDFKARPSMVASDVGPTEKGNKEAEEIEKGTSDD; translated from the exons ATGTTAGGTTCCTTGGGACTATTTCCGGCGCCTGCTTTTGGGTTTTTATCTCCTTCTATAGCCAAGAACTCCAAAAGG GATGTGGAAAGAAACAATCGCATTGCCAAACAAAAACAGATTGGACTGACTTTTGGATCTCGAAAATTGCTTGGTTGTCCTAAATTCCATTTCCGGCCAAGAATCTCAAAAACAAAGAGG CATGGTCTTGCAATCTCAGCGGTTGTGACAGATGAAAACACAACAATGACAGGCTTTGATGAAGATATGGAAAATATTGGGCTTTTGAGCATTGATCCTGGGCTGGAACCATTTAAAGATCACTTCATATATAGAGTGAAAAGATATATAAATCAGAAACAGCTAATTGAAAAATATGAAGGAGGTCTTCAGGAATTTTCAAAAG GTTACCTGAAATTCGGATTTAATAGAGAAGAAGGTGGAATTGTCTATCGTGAGTGGGCACCTGCAGCTCA GGAAGCACAAGTTATTGGGGACTTCAATGGATGGGATGGTTCCAACCACAGGATGGAAAAGAATGAATTTGGTGTTTGGAGTATCAAAATACCTGATTCTGGTGGAAATCCAGCCATTCCTCACAATTCAAGAGTCAAATTCCGATTCAGGCACGGTAATGGAGTTTGGGTTGATCGAATTCCAGCTTGGATTAGATATGCCATAGTGGACCCCTCAAGTTTTGGAGCACCATATGACGGTGTTTACTGGGATCCTCCACCTTCAGAAAG GTACCAATTTAAGTATCCTCAGCCTCCAAAACCCAAGGCCCCACGTATATACGAGGCTCATGTAGGAATGAGTAGCTCAGAACCCTGCATTAATACGTACAGAGAATTTGCTAATGATGTGCTGCCTCGCATACGAGCAAATAACTATAACACTGTTcagttaatggctgttatggagcATTCATATTATGGATCGTTTGGGTACCATGTTACCAACTTTTTTGCTGTAAGCAGTAGATCTGGAACTCCTGAGGAtcttaaatatttaattgataaAGCCCATAGCTTGGGTTTATGTGTTCTGATGGATGTCGTCCACAGTCATGCAAGTAACAATGTCACTGATGGCCTTAATGGCTTTGATGTTGGCCAAAGTTCTCAAGATTCCTATTTTCACACTGGAGATCGGGGCTACCATAAGTTATGGGATAGCAGGCTCTTTAATTATGCTAATTGGGAAGTTCTTCGCTTCCTTCTGTCCAACTTAAGATGGTGGCTTGAGGAGTACAAATTTGATGGATTCCGATTTGATGGAGTAACTTCAATGTTATACCATCACCATGGGATCAACATGGTATTTACAGGGGATTATAATGATTATTTCAGTGAGGCAACTGATGTTGATGCTGTTGTTTATCTGATGCTGGCCAATTCTCTGATTTACAACATCTTCCCAGATGCTACTGTGATTGCTGAAGATGTTTCTGGCATGCCTGGGCTTGGCCGGTCTGTCTCTGAGGGTGGAATTGGTTTTGACTATCGCCTAGCAATGGCCATCCCTGATAAATGGATTGATTACTTGAAAAACAAGAGTGATGAAGAGTGGTCAGTGAAGGAAATTTCATGGAGCTTGACTAATAGAAGACACACTGAGAAATGTGTTGCTTATGCCGAGAGTCATGATCAA GCCATTGTAGGTGACAAGACAATTGCCTTTTTACTAATGGATAAAGAAATGTATTCTGGAATGTCTTGCTTGACAGATCCCTCACCTATGATTGAGCGAGGGATAGCGCTTCATAAG ATGATACACCTTTTAACTATGGCGTTAGGGGGTGAGGGCTACCTTAATTTTATGGGAAATGAG TTTGGCCATCCTGAGTGGATTGACTTCCCAAGAGAAGGCAATGGGTGGAGTTATGACAAGTGCAGACGCCAGTGGAACCTAGTTGACACCGAGCACTTGAGATACAAG TTCATGAATGCATTTGACAAAGCTATGAACTTGCTTGATGAAAAATATTCATTTCTAGCATCAACAAAGCAGATTGTGAGCAGCACAAATGATGAAGATAAG GTTATTGTCTTTGAGCATGGGGATCTGGTTTTTGTGttcaattttcatgcagaaaatACATATGATGG TTACAAGGTTGGGTGCGACTTGCCTGGGAAGTATAGAGTTGCATTGGATAGTGATGCATTTGAATTTGGTGGACATGGAAGA GTGGGCCATGATGTGGACCATTTTACATCTCCTGAAGGGATACCTGGAGTGCCTGAAACAAATTTCAACAATCGTCCTAACTCCTTCAAAGTACTCTCTCCAGCTCGTACTTGTGTG GCTTACCATAGAGttgaagaaaaggaaggaaatcaCAATAGTAGTGGGGCTGCAAATGACGCATTGACAGCAGTTGTTGTGGCAAAGCTGGGGGATTTTGAAGAAGGTGTCAATCAGACATTCGCAGCAGATTCTGTTGCAAAGCAGCAGGATTTGGAAGAAGTTGTCAATGAGGCGTCAGCAGCAGATGCTGTGGCAAAGCAGGAGGATTTTAAAGCACGTCCTTCTTCGGTTGCCAGTGATGTTGGTCCACCTGAGACAGCAGACATTGTGGCAAAGCTGGGGGATTTTGAAGAAGGTGTCGATCAGACATTCGCAGCAGATACTGGTGCAAAGCAGGAGGATTTGGAAGAAGTTATCAATGAGGCATCAGCAGCAGATGCTGTGGCAAAGCAGGAGGATTTTAAAGCACGACCTTCTTCGGTTGCCAGTGATGTTGGTCCAACTAAGACAGCAGATGTTGTGGCAAAGCTGGGGGATTTTGAAGAAGGTGTCAATCAGACATTCGCAGCAGATACCGGTGCAAAGCAGAAGGATTTGGAAGAAGTTATCAATGAGGCATCAGCACCAGATGCTGTGGCAAAGCAGGAGGATTTTAAAGCACGGCCTTCTATGGTAGCCAGTGATGTTGGCCCAACTGAGAAGGGAAACAAAGAAGCAGAAGAGATTGAGAAAGGGACATCAGATGACTAG
- the LOC110654385 gene encoding uncharacterized protein LOC110654385 produces the protein MSKMKSDRRPPLAKSPIRLRPCRVLQPYTTSVQTPPGSLTKSQKPNPTKNMEESDLRPEYRTISWELRALARMVKDEFGNGNLNGAGMTNSVNANSSPLFERGRFYEVYSARRNERLKRKKGETEEEGKTTYNLGVTVESSKKRDSKKLESLRKSVSAAYSVERTENPRYSLRSLSKENKKPPLAVNYEKSALARDRKIGARRVRKI, from the exons ATGTCCAAAATGAAGTCCGATCGTAGGCCTCCACTCGCTAAATCGCCGATCAGGCTCCGTCCCTGCCGTGTCCTTCAACCCTACACAACCTCTGTACAAACTCCTCCAG GTTCTTTGACTAAATCCCAGAAGCCTAATCCCACAAAAAACATGGAAGAATCGGATCTCCGCCCCGAGTACCGTACCATATCTTGGGAGTTACGTGCTCTAGCGAGAATGGTTAAAGACGAATTTGGAAATGGAAATTTAAATGGTGCTGGGATGACTAACAGTGTGAATGCTAACTCGAGTCCCCTGTTTGAGAGAGGAAGGTTTTACGAGGTGTACTCAGCGAGGAGAAACGAGAGGCTGAAGAGAAAGAAAGGGGAGACGGAGGAAGAGGGAAAGACTACATACAATCTTGGAGTAACGGTTGAGTCTTCAAAGAAAAGAGATTCGAAGAAATTGGAAAGCTTGAGGAAATCGGTTTCTGCTGCATACTCTGTGGAGAGAACTGAGAATCCCAGGTATTCCTTGAGAAGCTTGAGCAAAGAGAACAAGAAGCCTCCTCTGGCTGTCAACTATGAGAAATCTGCGCTTGCAAGGGACAGAAAAATTGGGGCTCGAAGGGTTAGGAAAATCTGA
- the LOC110654388 gene encoding small nuclear ribonucleoprotein SmD3b, whose product MSRSLGIPVKLLHEASGHIVTVELKSGELYRGSMVECEDNWNCQLENITYTAKDGKVSQLEHVFIRGSKVRFMVIPDMLKNAPMFKRLDARIKGKSTSLGVGRGRSVAMRAKAQAAGRAAPGRGAVPAVRR is encoded by the exons ATGAGCAGGAGCTTAGGGATACCAGTGAAGCTGCTACATGAGGCGTCGGGCCACATCGTGACGGTGGAGCTGAAAAGCGGTGAGCTTTACAGAGGGAGCATGGTGGAGTGCGAAGACAATTGGAATTGTCAACTTGAGAATATCACTTACACTGCTAAG GATGGAAAGGTGTCACAACTTGAGCATGTTTTTATTAGAGGCAGCAAAGTCAG GTTTATGGTAATACCAGATATGCTGAAGAATGCTCCTATGTTCAAGCGCCTGGATGCTAGAATCAAG GGTAAGAGCACATCTCTAGGAGTTGGCAGGGGTAGATCTGTTGCAATGCGAGCTAAA GCGCAAGCTGCTGGGCGTGCAGCACCTGGGAGAGGTGCTGTACCTGCTGTTAGGAGGTGA
- the LOC110654386 gene encoding BTB/POZ domain-containing protein At2g30600 isoform X1, whose translation MMDEKEKKFLTVAPFQCAWRKDLKFREAGRGCVAFDAFAHNDVTLVFRENVGSQHYHYKRDNSPHYTVILGSHRNRRLKIEVDGKTEVDVEGIGLCCSSGFQSYWICIYDGLISIGKGRYPFQNLVFQWLDSNPNCSVRYVGLSSWDKHVGYRNVNVLPLPQNHMLLWKQVDYGEYGGKEDGEDELEDEQRDYEKWGLDNFLESWELSDTFFVVGEEERPVPAHKVILQASGNFPLSLSNEDVVLLKDATYPILHALLQFIYTGHTQISESQLGSLWALSLQFEVMPLVKQCGEAVERSKLNKKLSGSGRNVELSNPNSRPHCRTTFPFGLPINVLKLKKLYSAGEYSDVNMYIEGHGLVAQPHRVILSLWSIPFAKMFTNGMSESSSSKVSLSDVSPEAFKIMLDFIYSGEINLEDSLDFGDLLLQLLLLADKFGVTLLYQECCKTLLECLSEDSVCPILLTVSSFPSCKLIEETCERKFAMNFDYCTTASLDFILLDETTLSSIIQHQELTVTSEERILDAILMWCMGAKELCGWETVDELLANSTPELIFQERIKSLNELLPFVRFPLLPYHMLKKLGQSNLSKHIHIFDNLVREGINYVEFGLAMAESDQNKRFQHRRSSYKELQYICDGDSNGVLYFAGTSYGEHQWVNPVLSKRITITASSPTSRYTDPKALVSRTYQGTCFTGPRIEDGNKCAWWMVDFGQDHQLMCNCYTLRQDGSRAYIRFWNFQGSLDGKSWTNLRVHEDDQTICKPGQFASWVLTGPTFLLPFRFFRVVLTGPTTDASVPWNLCICYLELYGFFR comes from the exons ATTCCGGGAAGCAGGGAGAGGTTGTGTGGCGTTTGATGCTTTTGCTCATAATGATGTCACTTTAGTGTTTAGGGAGAATGTGGGGAGCCAGCACTACCATTACAAGAGGGATAATAGTCCTCATTATACTGTGATTCTTGGGAGTCATAGGAATCGAAGATTGAAAATTGAGGTTGATGGGAAAACCGAGGTTGACGTGGAAGGTATTGGACTATGCTGCTCTTCTGGATTTCAAAGCTATTGGATATGTATTTATGATGGGTTGATTAGTATTGGCAAGGGAAGATACCCTTTTCAGAATCTTGTGTTTCAGTGGTTAGATTCAAATCCAAATTGCAGCGTTCGTTATGTTGGGCTTAGTAGCTGGGATAAACACGTTGGCTATAGAAATGTCAATGTGTTGCCATTACCTcagaatcatatgttactatggaAGCAAGTTGATTATGGAGAATACGGGGGAAAGGAGGATGGTGAAGATGAGTTGGAAGATGAACAAAGGGACTATGAGAAATGGGGACTCGATAATTTCCTAGAGAGTTGGGAATTATCTGATACGTTCTTTGTTGTTGGTGAAGAAGAAAGGCCCGTCCCAGCTCATAAGGTTATCTTGCAAGCATCCGGTAATTTTCCTTTGAGTTTGTCAAATGAAGATGTTGTTCTGCTGAAGGATGCAACTTATCCAATTCTCCATGCACTTCTTCAATTTATCTACACAGGGCACACCCAG ATTTCAGAATCACAACTTGGTTCATTGTGGGCTTTGAGCCTACAGTTCGAAGTGATGCCACTGGTGAAGCAATGTGGAGAAGCTGTGGAACGGTCTAAACTGAATAAAAAGTTGTCTGGTTCTGGTAGGAATGTGGAATTATCAAATCCAAACTCTCGGCCTCATTGTCGTACAACCTTCCCCTTTGGACTCCCCATCAATGTGCTAAAGCTCAAAAAATTGTATTCAGCTGGCGAGTACAGTGATGTAAACATGTATATCGAGGGTCATGGTCTTGTTGCTCAGCCTCATAGAGTAATTCTAAGTTTATGGAGTATCCCATTTGCAAAG ATGTTCACAAATGGAATGAGTGAGAGTAGTTCCTCCAAGGTCTCTTTAAGCGATGTCTCACCAGAAGCATTCAAGATTATGCTTGACTTCATTTACAGTGGGGAAATCAATTTGGAAGATAGCTTGGATTTTGGAGACTTGTTACTTCAGCTTCTTTTATTAGCTGACAAGTTTGGGGTCACTCTTTTATATCAGGAATGCTGCAAAACACTTTTAGAATGCCTCTCGGAG GACTCAGTATGTCCAATCTTGCTTACTGTTTCATCATTTCCATCGTGTAAACTCATTGAAGAAACCTGTGAGAGGAAATTTGCAATGAACTTCGATTATTGTACAACTGCAAGCCTTGACTTCATCTTGTTAGATGAGACAACTTTGAGCAGTATCATTCAG CATCAAGAGCTAACAGTAACATCAGAAGAAAGAATTCTTGATGCAATTTTGATGTGGTGCATGGGAGCTAAGGAGTTGTGTGGGTGGGAGACGGTGGATGAGCTACTAGCAAATTCAACTCCTGAACTCATTTTTCAAGAGAGGATTAAATCTCTTAATGAATTATTGCCATTTGTGAGATTTCCCTTACTGCCATATCACATGCTGAAGAAG TTGGGGCAGAGCAATCTTAGCAAGCACATTCACATTTTTGATAATCTT GTGAGGGAGGGTATCAATTATGTAGAATTTGGATTAGCAATGGCAGAAAGTGACCAAAA CAAACGGTTTCAACATAGGCGATCAAGTTATAAGGAGCTCCAGTATATATGTGATGGTGACAGCAATGGAGTTCTGTACTTTGCTGGTACATCTTATGGGGAACACCAGTGGGTTAATCCTGTTTTGTCTAAG CGAATCACAATTACAGCAAGCAGTCCTACTTCAAGATACACCGACCCAAAGGCATTGGTATCAAGAACTTACCAG GGAACATGTTTTACTGGGCCTCGGATAGAAGATGGGAATAAATGTGCATGGTGGATGGTTGACTTTGGTCAAGATCATCAG CTCATGTGCAACTGCTACACTTTGAGACAAGATGGATCAAGAGCCTACATAAGATTTTGGAATTTCCAG GGTTCTCTTGATGGGAAAAGCTGGACAAACTTGAGAGTACATGAGGACGATCAAACCATTTGCAAGCCTGGTCAGTTCGCATCATGGGTCTTAACTGGGCCTACTTTCCTACTTCCCTTCAGATTCTTTAGGGTTGTTCTGACTGGGCCTACTACAGATGCGTCGGTTCCCTGGAACTTGTGCATCTGCTACTTGGAACTCTATGGCTTCTTCcgttga
- the LOC110654386 gene encoding BTB/POZ domain-containing protein At2g30600 isoform X2, translating to MMDEKEKKFLTVAPFQCAWRKDLKFREAGRGCVAFDAFAHNDVTLVFRENVGSQHYHYKRDNSPHYTVILGSHRNRRLKIEVDGKTEVDVEGIGLCCSSGFQSYWICIYDGLISIGKGRYPFQNLVFQWLDSNPNCSVRYVGLSSWDKHVGYRNVNVLPLPQNHMLLWKQVDYGEYGGKEDGEDELEDEQRDYEKWGLDNFLESWELSDTFFVVGEEERPVPAHKVILQASGNFPLSLSNEDVVLLKDATYPILHALLQFIYTGHTQISESQLGSLWALSLQFEVMPLVKQCGEAVERSKLNKKLSGSGRNVELSNPNSRPHCRTTFPFGLPINVLKLKKLYSAGEYSDVNMYIEGHGLVAQPHRVILSLWSIPFAKMFTNGMSESSSSKVSLSDVSPEAFKIMLDFIYSGEINLEDSLDFGDLLLQLLLLADKFGVTLLYQECCKTLLECLSEDSVCPILLTVSSFPSCKLIEETCERKFAMNFDYCTTASLDFILLDETTLSSIIQHQELTVTSEERILDAILMWCMGAKELCGWETVDELLANSTPELIFQERIKSLNELLPFVRFPLLPYHMLKKLGQSNLSKHIHIFDNLVREGINYVEFGLAMAESDQNKRFQHRRSSYKELQYICDGDSNGVLYFAGTSYGEHQWVNPVLSKRITITASSPTSRYTDPKALVSRTYQGTCFTGPRIEDGNKCAWWMVDFGQDHQKEI from the exons ATTCCGGGAAGCAGGGAGAGGTTGTGTGGCGTTTGATGCTTTTGCTCATAATGATGTCACTTTAGTGTTTAGGGAGAATGTGGGGAGCCAGCACTACCATTACAAGAGGGATAATAGTCCTCATTATACTGTGATTCTTGGGAGTCATAGGAATCGAAGATTGAAAATTGAGGTTGATGGGAAAACCGAGGTTGACGTGGAAGGTATTGGACTATGCTGCTCTTCTGGATTTCAAAGCTATTGGATATGTATTTATGATGGGTTGATTAGTATTGGCAAGGGAAGATACCCTTTTCAGAATCTTGTGTTTCAGTGGTTAGATTCAAATCCAAATTGCAGCGTTCGTTATGTTGGGCTTAGTAGCTGGGATAAACACGTTGGCTATAGAAATGTCAATGTGTTGCCATTACCTcagaatcatatgttactatggaAGCAAGTTGATTATGGAGAATACGGGGGAAAGGAGGATGGTGAAGATGAGTTGGAAGATGAACAAAGGGACTATGAGAAATGGGGACTCGATAATTTCCTAGAGAGTTGGGAATTATCTGATACGTTCTTTGTTGTTGGTGAAGAAGAAAGGCCCGTCCCAGCTCATAAGGTTATCTTGCAAGCATCCGGTAATTTTCCTTTGAGTTTGTCAAATGAAGATGTTGTTCTGCTGAAGGATGCAACTTATCCAATTCTCCATGCACTTCTTCAATTTATCTACACAGGGCACACCCAG ATTTCAGAATCACAACTTGGTTCATTGTGGGCTTTGAGCCTACAGTTCGAAGTGATGCCACTGGTGAAGCAATGTGGAGAAGCTGTGGAACGGTCTAAACTGAATAAAAAGTTGTCTGGTTCTGGTAGGAATGTGGAATTATCAAATCCAAACTCTCGGCCTCATTGTCGTACAACCTTCCCCTTTGGACTCCCCATCAATGTGCTAAAGCTCAAAAAATTGTATTCAGCTGGCGAGTACAGTGATGTAAACATGTATATCGAGGGTCATGGTCTTGTTGCTCAGCCTCATAGAGTAATTCTAAGTTTATGGAGTATCCCATTTGCAAAG ATGTTCACAAATGGAATGAGTGAGAGTAGTTCCTCCAAGGTCTCTTTAAGCGATGTCTCACCAGAAGCATTCAAGATTATGCTTGACTTCATTTACAGTGGGGAAATCAATTTGGAAGATAGCTTGGATTTTGGAGACTTGTTACTTCAGCTTCTTTTATTAGCTGACAAGTTTGGGGTCACTCTTTTATATCAGGAATGCTGCAAAACACTTTTAGAATGCCTCTCGGAG GACTCAGTATGTCCAATCTTGCTTACTGTTTCATCATTTCCATCGTGTAAACTCATTGAAGAAACCTGTGAGAGGAAATTTGCAATGAACTTCGATTATTGTACAACTGCAAGCCTTGACTTCATCTTGTTAGATGAGACAACTTTGAGCAGTATCATTCAG CATCAAGAGCTAACAGTAACATCAGAAGAAAGAATTCTTGATGCAATTTTGATGTGGTGCATGGGAGCTAAGGAGTTGTGTGGGTGGGAGACGGTGGATGAGCTACTAGCAAATTCAACTCCTGAACTCATTTTTCAAGAGAGGATTAAATCTCTTAATGAATTATTGCCATTTGTGAGATTTCCCTTACTGCCATATCACATGCTGAAGAAG TTGGGGCAGAGCAATCTTAGCAAGCACATTCACATTTTTGATAATCTT GTGAGGGAGGGTATCAATTATGTAGAATTTGGATTAGCAATGGCAGAAAGTGACCAAAA CAAACGGTTTCAACATAGGCGATCAAGTTATAAGGAGCTCCAGTATATATGTGATGGTGACAGCAATGGAGTTCTGTACTTTGCTGGTACATCTTATGGGGAACACCAGTGGGTTAATCCTGTTTTGTCTAAG CGAATCACAATTACAGCAAGCAGTCCTACTTCAAGATACACCGACCCAAAGGCATTGGTATCAAGAACTTACCAG GGAACATGTTTTACTGGGCCTCGGATAGAAGATGGGAATAAATGTGCATGGTGGATGGTTGACTTTGGTCAAGATCATCAG AAGGAAATATGA